From Prionailurus viverrinus isolate Anna chromosome B2, UM_Priviv_1.0, whole genome shotgun sequence, the proteins below share one genomic window:
- the LOC125166138 gene encoding UL16-binding protein 1-like isoform X1: MLLLQEGAPGRTWPNLYSSHTHITASCTRPTLRARRKSGLLKRRFPPAGRGLPSALLCFHAAPPLPTMARPGGTTLRLCLLLRFLLTDSAPRGCEFRDVLSPAFEFPITPKPNPGQPWCEIRGKVNGNTFLYYACGNKKVEVFGPLGRNVNDIVFWERQTETLKDLAEELKKKLLDWKADFIPNDSVSLQGRMVCVRGDNGRTSGSWEFDINEQISYFFNSESGNWTLRPRGLQIKASWESDRHLTNSLMKISVGDCNKWLERILVHWDELWETTALPGTQQVIAQSGATALRPITWMLPVILSRLIIIGIQGC, encoded by the exons GAACCTCTACTCCTCGCACACCCACATTACGGCAAGCTGCACTCGTCCCACCCTCAGGGCACGTAGGAAGTCGGGACTTCTTAAACGCCGGTTCCCTCCAGCTGGTAGAGGACTCCCATCCGCCCTGCTGTGCTTTCACGCCGCCCCGCCGCTGCCGACCATGGCTCGGCCTGGGGGCACCACCCTCCGGCTTTGTCTCCTGCTCCGGTTTCTGCTAACAGATTCAGCGCCTCGCGGCTGTGAGTTCAGAG ATGTTCTTTCTCCTGCCTTTGAATTCCCCATCACACCAAAGCCCAATCCTGGACAACCATGGTGTGAGATTAGAGGCAAGGTCAATGGAAACACGTTTCTGTATTATGCCTGTGGGAACAAGAAGGTCGAAGTCTTTGGTCCTCTGGGGAGGAATGTGAATGACATAGtgttttgggagagacagaccgAAACTCTGAAAGACCTGGCAGAAGAGCTCAAGAAGAAACTACTTGACTGGAAAGCAGATTTTATACCCAATG attctgtctccctgcagGGCAGGatggtgtgtgtgcgtggggaCAACGGACGCACCAGCGGATCCTGGGAGTTTGACATCAATGAACAGATCTCCTACTTCTTTAACTCAGAGAGTGGAAATTGGACACTTCGTCCTAGAGGCCTACAGATAAAGGCCTCATGGGAGAGTGACAGACATTTGACCAATTCCCTCATGAAGATCTCAGTTGGAGATTGTAACAAGTGGCTTGAGCGAATACTGGTGCACTGGGATGAACTGTGGGAGACAACAG CCCTGCCAGGCACGCAGCAAGTCATAGCCCAGTCCGGGGCCACGGCCCTCAGACCCATCACCTGGATGCTCCCTGTGATTCTCAGCCGCTTAATCATAATTGGCATCCAAG GCTGCTGA
- the LOC125166138 gene encoding UL16-binding protein 1-like isoform X2, producing MLLLQEGAPGRTWPNLYSSHTHITASCTRPTLRARRKSGLLKRRFPPAGRGLPSALLCFHAAPPLPTMARPGGTTLRLCLLLRFLLTDSAPRGYVLSPAFEFPITPKPNPGQPWCEIRGKVNGNTFLYYACGNKKVEVFGPLGRNVNDIVFWERQTETLKDLAEELKKKLLDWKADFIPNDSVSLQGRMVCVRGDNGRTSGSWEFDINEQISYFFNSESGNWTLRPRGLQIKASWESDRHLTNSLMKISVGDCNKWLERILVHWDELWETTALPGTQQVIAQSGATALRPITWMLPVILSRLIIIGIQGC from the exons GAACCTCTACTCCTCGCACACCCACATTACGGCAAGCTGCACTCGTCCCACCCTCAGGGCACGTAGGAAGTCGGGACTTCTTAAACGCCGGTTCCCTCCAGCTGGTAGAGGACTCCCATCCGCCCTGCTGTGCTTTCACGCCGCCCCGCCGCTGCCGACCATGGCTCGGCCTGGGGGCACCACCCTCCGGCTTTGTCTCCTGCTCCGGTTTCTGCTAACAGATTCAGCGCCTCGCGGCT ATGTTCTTTCTCCTGCCTTTGAATTCCCCATCACACCAAAGCCCAATCCTGGACAACCATGGTGTGAGATTAGAGGCAAGGTCAATGGAAACACGTTTCTGTATTATGCCTGTGGGAACAAGAAGGTCGAAGTCTTTGGTCCTCTGGGGAGGAATGTGAATGACATAGtgttttgggagagacagaccgAAACTCTGAAAGACCTGGCAGAAGAGCTCAAGAAGAAACTACTTGACTGGAAAGCAGATTTTATACCCAATG attctgtctccctgcagGGCAGGatggtgtgtgtgcgtggggaCAACGGACGCACCAGCGGATCCTGGGAGTTTGACATCAATGAACAGATCTCCTACTTCTTTAACTCAGAGAGTGGAAATTGGACACTTCGTCCTAGAGGCCTACAGATAAAGGCCTCATGGGAGAGTGACAGACATTTGACCAATTCCCTCATGAAGATCTCAGTTGGAGATTGTAACAAGTGGCTTGAGCGAATACTGGTGCACTGGGATGAACTGTGGGAGACAACAG CCCTGCCAGGCACGCAGCAAGTCATAGCCCAGTCCGGGGCCACGGCCCTCAGACCCATCACCTGGATGCTCCCTGTGATTCTCAGCCGCTTAATCATAATTGGCATCCAAG GCTGCTGA
- the LOC125166138 gene encoding UL16-binding protein 1-like isoform X3, with the protein MARPGGTTLRLCLLLRFLLTDSAPRGCEFRDVLSPAFEFPITPKPNPGQPWCEIRGKVNGNTFLYYACGNKKVEVFGPLGRNVNDIVFWERQTETLKDLAEELKKKLLDWKADFIPNDSVSLQGRMVCVRGDNGRTSGSWEFDINEQISYFFNSESGNWTLRPRGLQIKASWESDRHLTNSLMKISVGDCNKWLERILVHWDELWETTALPGTQQVIAQSGATALRPITWMLPVILSRLIIIGIQGC; encoded by the exons ATGGCTCGGCCTGGGGGCACCACCCTCCGGCTTTGTCTCCTGCTCCGGTTTCTGCTAACAGATTCAGCGCCTCGCGGCTGTGAGTTCAGAG ATGTTCTTTCTCCTGCCTTTGAATTCCCCATCACACCAAAGCCCAATCCTGGACAACCATGGTGTGAGATTAGAGGCAAGGTCAATGGAAACACGTTTCTGTATTATGCCTGTGGGAACAAGAAGGTCGAAGTCTTTGGTCCTCTGGGGAGGAATGTGAATGACATAGtgttttgggagagacagaccgAAACTCTGAAAGACCTGGCAGAAGAGCTCAAGAAGAAACTACTTGACTGGAAAGCAGATTTTATACCCAATG attctgtctccctgcagGGCAGGatggtgtgtgtgcgtggggaCAACGGACGCACCAGCGGATCCTGGGAGTTTGACATCAATGAACAGATCTCCTACTTCTTTAACTCAGAGAGTGGAAATTGGACACTTCGTCCTAGAGGCCTACAGATAAAGGCCTCATGGGAGAGTGACAGACATTTGACCAATTCCCTCATGAAGATCTCAGTTGGAGATTGTAACAAGTGGCTTGAGCGAATACTGGTGCACTGGGATGAACTGTGGGAGACAACAG CCCTGCCAGGCACGCAGCAAGTCATAGCCCAGTCCGGGGCCACGGCCCTCAGACCCATCACCTGGATGCTCCCTGTGATTCTCAGCCGCTTAATCATAATTGGCATCCAAG GCTGCTGA